The following are from one region of the Hydrogenimonas sp. SS33 genome:
- the nth gene encoding endonuclease III, with translation MKREDFDRALEILRAEYPKWDAPAKHDRYGYRRTPFTIAVSVVLSFRTKDEVTQAAGERLFALADTPETMVNVPVERIEEAIYPVGFYRKKARAIHDIAATLQERFGGRVPGSEEALLNIKGIGPKAAAIILERAFGQNVVAVDVHVHRILNRWGFLRTATPEESYEALKTLLDDEEKRGLNRLLVAFGQVVCKPLRPDCGRCPVASLCESAAPERPA, from the coding sequence TTGAAACGGGAAGATTTCGACCGGGCACTGGAGATTCTTCGGGCCGAGTACCCCAAATGGGACGCCCCCGCCAAGCACGACCGCTACGGCTACCGGCGCACCCCTTTCACCATCGCCGTGTCGGTGGTGCTCAGCTTCCGCACCAAAGACGAAGTGACCCAGGCGGCGGGGGAGCGCCTCTTCGCCCTGGCCGACACGCCCGAAACGATGGTAAATGTGCCGGTAGAGAGGATCGAAGAAGCCATCTACCCTGTCGGCTTCTACCGCAAAAAGGCCCGCGCCATCCACGACATTGCCGCAACTCTGCAGGAGCGCTTCGGCGGAAGGGTCCCCGGCAGCGAGGAAGCGCTTTTGAACATCAAGGGCATCGGCCCCAAGGCGGCGGCCATCATACTGGAGCGGGCTTTCGGCCAAAACGTGGTGGCGGTGGATGTGCACGTCCACCGCATTCTCAACCGCTGGGGCTTCCTGCGTACCGCCACCCCCGAAGAGAGTTACGAAGCCCTCAAAACCCTGCTTGACGACGAAGAAAAGCGGGGGCTCAACCGCCTGCTGGTCGCCTTCGGGCAGGTCGTGTGCAAACCCCTGCGGCCCGACTGCGGCCGCTGCCCCGTCGCATCGCTGTGCGAAAGCGCCGCACCGGAGCGCCCGGCATGA
- a CDS encoding iron-sulfur cluster assembly scaffold protein, with protein sequence MAKNDLIGGSIWEEYSQKVQDLMNNPKNQGELTEEDAKRLGGELIVADFGAESCGDAVRLYWIVDPKTDKILDAKFKSFGCGTAIASSDTMVELCKGKTVDEAVKITNIDVEKAMRDEPDTPAVPPQKMHCSVMAYDVIKKAASLYKGVDMESFEDEIIVCECARVSLSTIKEVIKLNDLKTVEEITDYTKAGAFCKSCIKPGGHEEREYYLVDILAETRREMEEEKLKEAAQKQESGEEVPFKEMTMVQKIKAIDKAIDESVRQYLVMDGGNMEVLDVKENGPYTDVYIRYLGACSGCASSTTGTLYAIESTLKQKLDPNIRVLPI encoded by the coding sequence ATGGCAAAGAACGATTTGATAGGCGGAAGCATCTGGGAAGAGTACAGCCAGAAGGTGCAGGACCTGATGAACAATCCCAAAAACCAGGGGGAACTGACGGAAGAGGATGCCAAGCGTCTGGGGGGCGAGCTGATCGTCGCCGACTTCGGTGCCGAAAGCTGCGGCGACGCGGTGCGGCTCTACTGGATCGTCGACCCCAAGACCGACAAGATCCTGGATGCGAAATTCAAGAGCTTCGGTTGCGGCACGGCGATCGCCAGCTCCGACACGATGGTGGAGCTCTGCAAGGGCAAAACCGTCGACGAAGCGGTGAAGATCACCAACATCGACGTCGAAAAGGCGATGCGTGACGAGCCCGACACCCCGGCTGTACCGCCCCAGAAGATGCACTGCTCCGTCATGGCCTACGATGTCATCAAAAAAGCGGCGTCACTCTACAAAGGGGTCGACATGGAGAGTTTCGAAGACGAGATCATCGTCTGCGAATGCGCCCGCGTCAGCCTCTCCACCATCAAGGAGGTGATCAAACTCAACGACCTCAAAACCGTCGAAGAGATCACCGACTACACCAAAGCCGGAGCCTTTTGTAAGAGCTGCATCAAACCCGGCGGCCACGAGGAGCGGGAGTACTACCTGGTCGACATTCTGGCCGAGACGCGCCGGGAGATGGAAGAGGAGAAGCTCAAAGAGGCGGCCCAGAAGCAGGAGAGCGGCGAAGAGGTCCCTTTCAAAGAGATGACGATGGTGCAGAAGATCAAGGCGATCGACAAGGCCATCGACGAGAGCGTGCGCCAGTACCTCGTGATGGACGGCGGCAACATGGAGGTGCTGGATGTCAAGGAGAACGGCCCCTATACCGACGTCTACATCCGGTACCTCGGCGCCTGCAGCGGTTGCGCCAGCTCCACCACCGGCACGCTCTACGCCATCGAATCGACCCTGAAGCAGAAACTCGACCCCAACATCCGCGTCCTGCCTATCTGA
- a CDS encoding YceI family protein — translation MITKWIVPLLAAGTLLAGECTYRIADAEITWEAFKTPAKTGVQGTFGNVKLSAMPDKSEKGLIEGAKAVIDTASIDSKNRGRDAKLVKAFFQVQGVDRIEAVITRVRDGWVDLNITMNGITKEVPMKSETDEREMEAKGWIDLGDFDMLPSLASLNKACYKKHAGKTWQDVALEFKLKTIKKCR, via the coding sequence ATGATCACGAAATGGATAGTCCCCCTGCTCGCCGCCGGCACCCTGCTGGCCGGAGAGTGCACCTACCGGATCGCGGATGCGGAGATCACATGGGAAGCCTTCAAAACCCCGGCGAAAACAGGGGTACAGGGGACCTTTGGCAACGTCAAACTCTCCGCCATGCCCGACAAGAGCGAGAAAGGACTCATCGAAGGGGCGAAAGCGGTCATCGACACCGCCAGCATCGACTCCAAAAACAGGGGGCGCGACGCCAAACTGGTCAAAGCCTTTTTTCAGGTCCAGGGTGTCGATCGGATCGAAGCGGTCATCACCCGGGTGCGGGACGGATGGGTCGATCTCAATATCACGATGAACGGCATCACCAAAGAGGTCCCCATGAAGAGCGAAACGGATGAGAGAGAGATGGAGGCCAAAGGGTGGATCGACCTGGGGGATTTCGACATGCTACCCTCTCTTGCCAGTCTCAACAAAGCCTGCTACAAGAAGCATGCCGGTAAAACGTGGCAGGATGTCGCGCTCGAATTCAAGCTCAAAACTATCAAAAAGTGCCGGTAA
- a CDS encoding SulP family inorganic anion transporter, which yields MFAQLLKTYSGHSVKNDVLSGAVVAVALVPEAIAFSLIAGVSPLVGLYTAFLLGLITALFGGKPGMISGATGSVAVVMVSLVAAHGVEYLFFATILAGLIQVAFGLFRLAKFIRLVPQPAILGFVNGLAIVIALAQLPMFKGEGPVMYILVAATMATMILLPRFTKAVPAGLVAIIVLSAITVLFDLDTKRVADLGSIAGDLPSFHWPAVPLSFETFKIVLPYAAVMAAVGLIESLLTLSVLDEMSGEKGNANKEAVALGAGNAACGMFGGMAGCAMIGQSIINFTSGGRGRLSGVTAALLLILFVVSLSDLIGQIPIAVLVGIMFMVSVETFEWASFDRLRKMPKTDAFILITVTVVTIFTDLAMAVIIGVIISALVFAWQHARVYTRTYTEGDRKIYEFDGPLFFGSVQGFMDQFDVAHDPDEVVMDFKRARVMDSSGVEAIDKITKRYEEAGKKLTIRHLSEDCKKLLKAAGKYCTWEEDDPTYKVAVDHEMYER from the coding sequence GTGTTCGCACAACTTCTGAAAACCTACTCCGGCCACAGTGTCAAAAACGACGTCCTCTCCGGAGCGGTGGTCGCGGTCGCCCTGGTTCCCGAGGCGATCGCCTTTTCCCTCATCGCCGGCGTGAGCCCGCTCGTGGGGCTCTATACCGCCTTTTTGCTGGGACTCATCACGGCGCTTTTCGGCGGCAAGCCGGGGATGATCAGCGGGGCCACGGGAAGCGTGGCGGTGGTCATGGTCTCCCTGGTGGCGGCCCACGGCGTGGAGTATCTCTTCTTCGCCACGATTCTGGCGGGGCTCATCCAGGTGGCGTTCGGGCTGTTTCGGCTGGCCAAATTCATCCGCCTGGTGCCCCAGCCGGCGATTCTGGGCTTCGTCAACGGCCTGGCCATCGTCATCGCCCTCGCCCAGCTTCCGATGTTCAAAGGGGAAGGCCCGGTCATGTATATTCTGGTCGCCGCCACGATGGCGACGATGATCCTTCTCCCCCGCTTCACCAAAGCCGTGCCCGCGGGGCTGGTGGCCATCATCGTCCTGAGCGCTATTACCGTGCTTTTCGACCTGGACACCAAACGGGTGGCCGACCTGGGCTCCATCGCCGGCGACCTGCCGAGCTTCCACTGGCCCGCCGTCCCCCTGAGCTTCGAAACCTTCAAAATCGTCCTCCCCTACGCCGCGGTCATGGCGGCGGTGGGGCTCATCGAGAGCCTGCTGACACTCTCGGTCCTGGATGAGATGAGCGGCGAAAAGGGCAACGCCAACAAGGAAGCGGTGGCCCTGGGGGCCGGCAATGCCGCCTGCGGCATGTTCGGCGGTATGGCGGGGTGCGCCATGATCGGCCAGAGCATCATCAACTTCACTTCCGGCGGGCGGGGGCGGCTTTCGGGCGTGACGGCGGCGCTGCTGCTCATCCTCTTCGTCGTCTCTCTCAGCGACCTCATCGGCCAGATCCCCATCGCCGTGCTGGTGGGCATCATGTTCATGGTGAGTGTCGAAACCTTCGAGTGGGCCAGCTTCGACCGGCTGCGCAAAATGCCCAAAACCGACGCCTTCATCCTCATAACCGTCACCGTCGTCACCATTTTCACGGACCTGGCCATGGCAGTCATCATCGGCGTCATCATCTCCGCCCTGGTCTTCGCGTGGCAGCACGCCCGGGTCTACACACGCACCTACACCGAGGGCGACCGCAAAATCTACGAATTCGACGGCCCCCTCTTCTTCGGCTCGGTCCAGGGGTTCATGGACCAGTTCGACGTGGCCCACGACCCCGACGAGGTGGTCATGGACTTCAAGCGGGCGCGGGTGATGGACTCCAGCGGCGTCGAGGCGATCGACAAGATCACGAAACGCTACGAAGAGGCGGGCAAGAAGCTGACGATCCGGCATCTGAGCGAAGACTGCAAAAAACTCCTCAAAGCCGCCGGCAAGTACTGCACCTGGGAGGAGGACGACCCCACCTACAAAGTGGCCGTAGACCACGAAATGTACGAGCGGTAG
- a CDS encoding NifS family cysteine desulfurase — MKVYLDNNATTMVDPEVKAAMDPYFCEIYGNPNSLHDFGTASHPALRRAMDQMYEAIGARDEDDIVVTSCATESNNWVLKGIYYDLIQNGEKDHIITTEVEHPSVTAVCRWLEEQGVRVTYLPVNGDGIVEAHTVRDFITDKTALVSVMWANNETGAVFPIEAISEVCKEKGVLLHTDGVQAVGKIPVDVIRAGVDFMSFSAHKFHGPKGVGGLYIRNGHPLTSLLHGGEHMGGRRSGTLNVPGIVGMGKAMELANYYLKFEEEHVRRLRDKLEDAILEIPDTYSVGPRENRTPNTVLVSVRGVEGEAMLWDLNRAGIAASTGSACASEDLEANPIMVAVGADNELAHTAVRLSLSRFTTEEEIDYTIEQFKKAVERLRAISSTYAYMPENMKEQQGSACKA, encoded by the coding sequence ATGAAAGTCTACCTCGACAACAATGCGACGACGATGGTCGATCCGGAAGTGAAGGCGGCGATGGACCCCTATTTCTGCGAGATTTACGGCAACCCCAACTCCCTTCACGACTTCGGGACGGCCTCCCACCCGGCCCTTCGCAGGGCGATGGACCAGATGTACGAAGCGATCGGTGCGCGGGACGAAGACGACATCGTCGTTACCTCCTGTGCCACCGAATCCAACAACTGGGTTCTCAAAGGGATCTACTACGACCTGATCCAAAACGGCGAGAAGGACCACATCATCACCACCGAAGTGGAGCACCCTTCCGTCACCGCCGTCTGCCGCTGGCTGGAGGAGCAGGGCGTCCGCGTCACCTACCTCCCCGTCAACGGCGACGGTATCGTCGAGGCCCATACGGTGCGGGATTTCATCACCGACAAGACGGCGCTGGTCTCCGTGATGTGGGCCAACAACGAAACGGGCGCCGTCTTCCCCATCGAAGCGATCTCCGAAGTGTGCAAAGAGAAGGGTGTCCTGCTCCATACCGACGGGGTTCAGGCGGTCGGAAAGATCCCGGTGGACGTCATCCGCGCGGGGGTCGACTTCATGAGCTTTTCGGCCCACAAGTTTCACGGTCCCAAAGGGGTCGGCGGCCTCTACATCCGTAACGGCCACCCCCTGACGTCGCTGCTGCACGGCGGCGAGCATATGGGCGGACGCCGGTCGGGTACCCTCAACGTTCCCGGCATCGTCGGTATGGGCAAGGCGATGGAGCTGGCGAACTACTACCTGAAGTTCGAAGAGGAGCATGTGCGCCGCCTGCGGGACAAGCTCGAAGACGCCATCCTGGAGATTCCCGACACCTACAGCGTCGGGCCGCGGGAGAACCGTACGCCCAACACGGTGCTGGTCTCCGTGCGGGGTGTCGAGGGCGAAGCGATGCTCTGGGACCTCAACCGTGCCGGCATCGCCGCCAGTACGGGAAGCGCCTGCGCCAGTGAAGATCTGGAGGCCAATCCCATTATGGTCGCCGTGGGTGCCGACAACGAACTGGCCCATACGGCGGTTCGCCTGAGCCTGAGCCGCTTCACCACCGAAGAGGAGATCGACTATACGATCGAGCAGTTCAAAAAAGCGGTGGAGCGCCTGCGGGCGATTTCGAGCACCTATGCCTACATGCCCGAAAACATGAAAGAGCAGCAGGGAAGCGCCTGCAAGGCGTGA
- a CDS encoding YaiI/YqxD family protein: MTLYIDGDALPNLLKPILLRGIEKYGLPTRVVANRKISIGTSPHIETVVVGRGADKADDRIVEMLRPGDLVITADIPLADRVISAGGSAIDHRGERYTPDNIKQYLAMRNLMEAIRESGETTKGPKPFGPKDAHAFANQFNRFLQGAFSRN, encoded by the coding sequence ATGACCCTCTACATTGACGGGGACGCCCTGCCCAACCTTCTCAAACCCATTCTGCTGCGCGGCATCGAAAAGTACGGCCTGCCCACCAGGGTCGTCGCCAATCGGAAAATCTCCATCGGAACATCGCCCCATATCGAAACGGTCGTCGTGGGCCGGGGGGCGGACAAGGCCGACGACCGCATCGTCGAGATGCTCCGGCCCGGGGACCTGGTCATCACCGCCGACATCCCCCTGGCCGACCGGGTCATCAGTGCCGGCGGCAGCGCCATCGACCACCGGGGTGAACGCTACACCCCAGACAATATCAAGCAGTACCTGGCCATGCGCAACCTGATGGAGGCGATCCGCGAAAGCGGCGAAACCACCAAGGGGCCAAAACCCTTCGGCCCGAAGGATGCCCACGCCTTCGCCAACCAGTTCAACCGTTTCCTCCAGGGGGCGTTTAGTCGAAATTGA
- a CDS encoding heme-binding domain-containing protein, whose translation MSAGKWLGILFLIAIIGIQLIPVTRDNPKSDPALEIKAPAEVKSIFVRSCYDCHSNQTRWPWYSAIAPMKWFIARDVHVGRKWLNFSIWESYPEEKKQKLKAMIFKAVGLAMPLGTYVRFHPDAKLSKEEKETIRKWTGIDPEEIMNNPKKYLY comes from the coding sequence ATGTCGGCAGGCAAATGGCTTGGCATTCTGTTTCTCATCGCGATCATAGGCATTCAGCTGATCCCCGTCACGAGGGACAACCCCAAAAGCGACCCGGCACTGGAGATCAAAGCGCCGGCGGAGGTGAAGAGTATCTTCGTCCGCTCCTGCTACGACTGCCACTCCAACCAGACGCGGTGGCCCTGGTACAGCGCCATCGCCCCCATGAAGTGGTTCATCGCCAGGGATGTCCATGTAGGCCGCAAGTGGCTCAACTTCAGCATCTGGGAGAGCTACCCCGAAGAGAAGAAACAGAAGCTCAAGGCGATGATCTTCAAAGCCGTGGGGCTGGCGATGCCCCTGGGCACCTACGTCCGCTTCCACCCCGACGCCAAACTCTCCAAAGAGGAGAAGGAGACCATCCGCAAATGGACCGGCATCGACCCGGAAGAGATCATGAACAACCCCAAGAAATATCTCTACTGA
- a CDS encoding bifunctional diguanylate cyclase/phosphodiesterase — MSTVPDRRKKREKRGLRFSLPPLRLRFRPAATAYFIVLLATTAVISWLYHDIDRTFEKVYAEFIRNQIQTVEEFAGNIQNQLKTVVPDHPVERLGRDEALRKRVNEILGLFSNNHFRYVYLLYLDRGKLRYLADGSWEIGQRGLFGQKFDPDNDVWADALREKKPVYSMQKDFTGLWLTYYYPLTIWKEPKTLLVFDISIKAYQNFNHLLTPIKKLLKILSIALIVLLIVSLVWSLLFYLQRRRNSIDPLTHLYNRNLLLRIREHLDLSDTSVILLDIDHFKRVNDRYGHDTGDRVLVHVARILQRFTRADDIVIRYGGEEFLIFVVGLSDRNEVIRIAQRIHGAFPENPVRIGQEELNVTVSTGVVPVPGSATDISEAIRLADKMLYIAKTSGRNKIVVYGEENIRNRSLLFAEISRAIADGRLFFHFQPIVATDTGKPVRYETLARLRGEDGRIYLPAEFIPAIRGTQAYRDLSKQLLEGAITTCLKKKTALSINFDINDFLDETLFEMLYDRLAQNPEAAKLLSVELLEEHKIDDFSLLSEKTRRLQELGIKIALDDYGRGYAGLNYLLHFHPDVVKMDRTILAKAMESPLIVTVLQSLQQTASIMGIKTVAEGIENGEMADLAIRIGFDCLQGYYFGRPSETLHSTEGDRYEA; from the coding sequence ATGAGCACAGTGCCGGATAGACGAAAAAAGAGGGAAAAACGGGGTTTGCGGTTCTCGCTTCCCCCCCTGCGTTTGCGATTTCGCCCGGCCGCAACCGCCTATTTCATCGTACTGCTCGCCACCACGGCCGTCATTTCATGGCTCTATCACGATATCGACCGGACTTTCGAAAAGGTCTATGCGGAATTCATTCGCAACCAGATCCAGACGGTGGAGGAGTTTGCCGGCAATATCCAGAACCAACTCAAAACGGTAGTACCCGATCATCCGGTAGAGCGTCTGGGCAGAGACGAAGCGTTGCGCAAGCGCGTCAATGAAATTCTGGGGCTCTTTTCCAACAACCATTTCCGTTACGTCTATCTCCTCTATCTCGACCGCGGAAAACTGCGCTATCTCGCCGACGGCTCCTGGGAGATCGGGCAGCGGGGACTCTTTGGACAGAAGTTTGACCCCGACAATGACGTATGGGCCGATGCCCTCAGGGAGAAGAAGCCGGTCTACTCCATGCAGAAGGATTTTACGGGGCTCTGGCTCACCTACTATTACCCCCTGACCATATGGAAAGAGCCCAAAACGCTACTGGTCTTTGATATATCGATCAAGGCGTACCAGAACTTCAACCACCTGCTCACGCCGATCAAAAAACTTCTGAAAATCCTCTCTATCGCATTGATCGTGCTTCTCATCGTCAGCCTGGTGTGGTCCCTGCTCTTCTATCTGCAGCGGCGGAGAAACAGCATCGATCCGCTCACCCATCTCTACAACCGCAACCTGCTGCTGCGGATACGGGAGCATCTCGATCTTTCCGATACTTCCGTCATACTGCTGGATATCGACCACTTCAAACGGGTCAATGACCGCTACGGGCATGATACCGGAGACAGAGTGTTGGTTCATGTGGCGCGCATTCTCCAGCGTTTCACCAGAGCCGACGATATCGTCATCCGCTATGGAGGAGAGGAGTTCCTCATTTTCGTTGTCGGTCTCTCCGACAGAAATGAGGTCATCCGCATCGCCCAACGGATCCACGGTGCATTTCCCGAAAATCCCGTCCGCATCGGCCAGGAGGAGCTGAACGTCACCGTTTCGACGGGTGTCGTCCCCGTCCCGGGGAGTGCGACGGATATTTCGGAAGCGATCCGCCTCGCGGACAAAATGCTCTATATCGCCAAAACCAGCGGCAGAAACAAAATTGTCGTCTATGGCGAAGAGAACATCCGGAACCGCTCTTTGCTTTTTGCAGAGATCAGCCGTGCGATCGCCGACGGAAGACTTTTTTTCCATTTTCAGCCCATCGTCGCGACCGATACGGGAAAGCCCGTACGGTACGAAACCCTGGCCCGCCTGCGGGGGGAGGACGGCCGTATCTACCTGCCCGCGGAATTCATTCCCGCCATTCGGGGGACACAGGCCTACCGGGATCTGAGCAAACAGCTTCTGGAGGGAGCCATCACTACCTGCCTCAAGAAAAAGACGGCACTGAGTATCAACTTCGACATCAACGATTTTCTGGATGAGACCCTTTTCGAAATGCTCTACGACCGCCTGGCCCAAAACCCGGAAGCCGCAAAACTGCTGAGTGTGGAACTGCTGGAGGAGCATAAAATCGATGATTTCTCCCTCCTGAGCGAAAAAACCCGGCGCCTGCAGGAGCTGGGAATCAAAATCGCCCTGGACGACTACGGAAGAGGGTATGCCGGCCTCAACTACCTTCTCCATTTCCACCCCGATGTCGTCAAGATGGACCGCACGATCCTCGCCAAAGCGATGGAGAGCCCCCTGATCGTAACCGTCCTGCAATCTCTTCAGCAAACAGCATCGATCATGGGAATCAAAACGGTGGCGGAGGGTATAGAAAACGGCGAGATGGCCGATTTGGCTATACGTATCGGTTTCGACTGCCTCCAGGGATACTATTTCGGAAGGCCGTCCGAAACCCTTCACTCCACCGAAGGAGACAGGTATGAAGCCTGA
- a CDS encoding HIT family protein, translating into MIYEDDDIILEWEESEIPWIKLFTQRPYRELSECPEELYGKIWRVCRIVEETMIEYFNPDKMNLASFGNYLPRVHIHLMARFENDSYFPEPMWGTRQREGTYRMPDIGNFEKVLRSRLRSKG; encoded by the coding sequence ATGATTTACGAAGATGACGATATAATTCTGGAATGGGAAGAGAGCGAAATCCCCTGGATCAAGCTCTTCACCCAAAGACCCTACCGGGAACTCTCCGAGTGCCCGGAAGAACTCTATGGGAAAATATGGCGTGTCTGCCGCATCGTTGAAGAGACGATGATCGAATACTTCAACCCGGATAAGATGAATCTGGCATCCTTCGGCAACTATCTGCCGAGAGTCCATATTCATCTTATGGCACGGTTTGAAAACGACAGCTATTTTCCCGAACCGATGTGGGGGACACGGCAGCGGGAGGGGACCTACCGTATGCCCGACATCGGTAATTTCGAAAAAGTTCTACGTAGTCGGCTGCGGTCAAAAGGATAG